From a region of the Syngnathus typhle isolate RoL2023-S1 ecotype Sweden linkage group LG12, RoL_Styp_1.0, whole genome shotgun sequence genome:
- the tmem38b gene encoding trimeric intracellular cation channel type B isoform X1 translates to MDSLDELSHGLANLSMFPFFDAAHYIVSVMALREQPGALEVSRTSPLACWFSSMLSCFGGAVLSGIMLAEPPVAPLSNGTSILLASLLWYLVFYCPLDLMYSSTAQPPLRLVLSIMKEVTRTWKVLGGVTQARKKYKDGLLVMIAIGCARGAGGGLISNFEQLVRGVWKPETNELLKMSYSTKVTLIGAVLFALQQTHYLPLHTHHLMLIYTTFTVVNKARMMLTGSATSPFAPIESVLHKTLFAGFSPYAALTAPSTNNVAKSVPAKSVPTKKRRQSPANGANKDLQTKDKSKKNT, encoded by the exons ATGGATTCTTTGGACGAGCTGTCTCATGGACTGGCCAACTTGTCCATGTTTCCCTTCTTTGACGCGGCGCATTACATCGTGTCGGTCATGGCTCTGAGGGAGCAGCCAG GAGCTCTGGAGGTCTCCCGCACGAGTCCGTTGGCCTGCTGGTTTAGCTCCATGCTGTCCTGCTTCGGCGGCGCCGTGCTCTCCGGCATCATGCTGGCCGAACCACCCGTGGCGCCGCTGTCCAACGGCACCAGCATCCTGCTCGCTTcgctcctctg GTACCTTGTGTTCTACTGCCCTCTGGACCTGATGTACAGCTCCACGGCACAGCCCCCTTTGCGCTTAGTTCTGTCCATAATGAAAGAAGTAACACGCACGTGGAAGGTGCTGGGCGGCGTCACACAAGCGCGCAAGAAGTACAAAGACGGACTGCTGGTCATGATCGCCATCGGCTGTGCCAGAG GAGCTGGAGGAGGTCTGATAAGTAATTTTGAGCAGCTCGTCCGCGGCGTGTGGAAACCGGAAACCAACGAGCTCCTCAAAATGTCTTA TTCCACCAAGGTGACCCTGATTGGGGCGGTGCTGTTCGCTCTGCAGCAGACTCACTACCTGCCTCTCCACACGCACCATCTGATGCTCATCTACACCACATTCACTGTGGTCAACAAG GCGAGGATGATGCTGACGGGCTCGGCGACGTCGCCCTTCGCCCCCATCGAATCGGTCCTCCACAAAACTCTCTTCGCCGGCTTCTCCCCGTACGCCGCCCTCACCGCGCCGTCGACGAACAACGTCGCCAAGAGCGTGCCGGCCAAGAGCGTGCCGACCAAAAAGCGCCGACAGTCTCCAGCTAACGGGGCGAATAAGGACCTCCAGACCAAAGACAAGTCAAAGAAGAACACCTGA
- the tmem38b gene encoding trimeric intracellular cation channel type B isoform X2 — protein sequence MLSCFGGAVLSGIMLAEPPVAPLSNGTSILLASLLWYLVFYCPLDLMYSSTAQPPLRLVLSIMKEVTRTWKVLGGVTQARKKYKDGLLVMIAIGCARGAGGGLISNFEQLVRGVWKPETNELLKMSYSTKVTLIGAVLFALQQTHYLPLHTHHLMLIYTTFTVVNKARMMLTGSATSPFAPIESVLHKTLFAGFSPYAALTAPSTNNVAKSVPAKSVPTKKRRQSPANGANKDLQTKDKSKKNT from the exons ATGCTGTCCTGCTTCGGCGGCGCCGTGCTCTCCGGCATCATGCTGGCCGAACCACCCGTGGCGCCGCTGTCCAACGGCACCAGCATCCTGCTCGCTTcgctcctctg GTACCTTGTGTTCTACTGCCCTCTGGACCTGATGTACAGCTCCACGGCACAGCCCCCTTTGCGCTTAGTTCTGTCCATAATGAAAGAAGTAACACGCACGTGGAAGGTGCTGGGCGGCGTCACACAAGCGCGCAAGAAGTACAAAGACGGACTGCTGGTCATGATCGCCATCGGCTGTGCCAGAG GAGCTGGAGGAGGTCTGATAAGTAATTTTGAGCAGCTCGTCCGCGGCGTGTGGAAACCGGAAACCAACGAGCTCCTCAAAATGTCTTA TTCCACCAAGGTGACCCTGATTGGGGCGGTGCTGTTCGCTCTGCAGCAGACTCACTACCTGCCTCTCCACACGCACCATCTGATGCTCATCTACACCACATTCACTGTGGTCAACAAG GCGAGGATGATGCTGACGGGCTCGGCGACGTCGCCCTTCGCCCCCATCGAATCGGTCCTCCACAAAACTCTCTTCGCCGGCTTCTCCCCGTACGCCGCCCTCACCGCGCCGTCGACGAACAACGTCGCCAAGAGCGTGCCGGCCAAGAGCGTGCCGACCAAAAAGCGCCGACAGTCTCCAGCTAACGGGGCGAATAAGGACCTCCAGACCAAAGACAAGTCAAAGAAGAACACCTGA